CGGAATCAGCGACATTTCCGGACGTGGCGTAGGAATGGATGTGGTGCAGAGCGCCATCCAGACCATTGGGGGCACCCTGACGATTGACTCCCTGCCGGGAAGCGGCACCACCATCACCCTGCGCCTGCCGGTCAGCGTGGCAATCATCCACGCCCTGATGGTACGCTGTGGCGAGCTGCAGTTGGCAGTACCGGTCAGTGCCGTCACCAGCACCTGCGAGATACGGCACCATGAGATCCTCCAAAGAGGGCGCGAACTTTACCTGCTGCGCGATGGCGCAGAAATTCCGCTCCGCAACCTGCCCCGTTTTTTCCGGCAGAAAGAGACCCTGCCTGACAATGGTCTGCTGCCGGTATTACTGACCGAATCAAACAAACAGCCGGTAGGGCTGCTGGTTGATCGCCTCCTGGGGCAGCAGGAGGTCTTTGTCCGTCCCCTTCATCATCCGCTGGCAGACCTGCGCGGCATCTCCGGCTCCTGCCTGCTGGGCAGCGGCCAGATTGTCTTTATTGTTGATCCAAACGCCTGTACAGGCCCGGTCATCGCTCAATAAACCTTTTACGGAGTACAACTGACATGAAACAGCGTATCATCACCATTTTTCTGAGCCTGGCCCTGGGGGGCACCATCAGCAGCGCCCAGGCAGCCGAGGCGACCCTCCAGCAGGTCATCGCGACCCTGGAGCAAGGCTATGCCTCGCTCCAGGATCTGCAGGCCAGCTTTAACCAGTCCACCACCCTGGCCGGTTTCCCCAAACCGCAAAAGGGACACGGCGAACTGGCGCTGCGCCGTCCTCCGCAGGGTACGGCCCAGTTCCGCTTCGACTATGCCGTACCGAAGCAGAGCATCATCTCCAATGGCAAGCAGGTCTGGTTCTATCAGCCGGAGAACAGGCAGGTGCTGGTATCGTCGCTGGAAGGGATGATGAAGGGGGGCAACAGCATCGGCATGGCCTACCTGACCGGTCTCGGCAATGTTTCAAAGGACTTTAACGCCGCATTTGCCAAGCCGAGCCGTGACAAACAGGGCAACTACCTGCTGGAACTGACCCCGCGCAAGCCTACTCCGGTCCTGTCCCGCCTGCGCCTGACCATCCATGAAGAGGCGGTCAATGCCCTGCTGGCCGATGGTCAGACCAAAGAGCCGTTCCCGGTGGTTGCATCCACGGTGGTTGACGGCAGCGGCACCGAAACCCGGATCAGTTACAGCCGGATACGGACCAACAGCGGCCTTTCAGCCGCAAAATTCAACTTTAAAGTGCCGCAAGGCGTCGATATTATCAAACCGTAGGAGGACACACACATGCCGTCATTTGACATTGTATCAAAGGTAGAGATGCAGGAAGTAGACAACGCCGTCAATCAGGCCATCAAGGAGATCGGACAGCGCTACGACTTCAAAGGTTCCAAGAGCGAGATCACCCAGGAGAAAGATGCCATCAAGGTACTGGCCGATGACGACTACAAGCTGAAGGCGGTGATTGATGTGCTGCAGTCAAAACTGCACAAACGCAACATCTCCATTAAATCGCTGCAGTACGGCAAGGTTGAGCCTGCCTCAGGCGGCATGGTGCGTCAGATCATCTCGGTCCAACAAGGGATCTCAAAGGAAAAAGGCAAGGAAATCATTGCGGTCATC
Above is a window of Trichlorobacter lovleyi SZ DNA encoding:
- a CDS encoding LolA family protein, which codes for MKQRIITIFLSLALGGTISSAQAAEATLQQVIATLEQGYASLQDLQASFNQSTTLAGFPKPQKGHGELALRRPPQGTAQFRFDYAVPKQSIISNGKQVWFYQPENRQVLVSSLEGMMKGGNSIGMAYLTGLGNVSKDFNAAFAKPSRDKQGNYLLELTPRKPTPVLSRLRLTIHEEAVNALLADGQTKEPFPVVASTVVDGSGTETRISYSRIRTNSGLSAAKFNFKVPQGVDIIKP
- a CDS encoding YajQ family cyclic di-GMP-binding protein, which encodes MPSFDIVSKVEMQEVDNAVNQAIKEIGQRYDFKGSKSEITQEKDAIKVLADDDYKLKAVIDVLQSKLHKRNISIKSLQYGKVEPASGGMVRQIISVQQGISKEKGKEIIAVIKESKLKVQAQIQDDQVRVTGKNRDDLQDTIQLLKGKDLDIEMQFTNFRE